aaaggactccggcttattagtgattcccaaagcccaaaaaaagtctgcgggctatagagcgttttccgttcgggctccagtactctggaatgccctcccggtaaaagttcgagatgccacctcagtagaagcatttaagtctcaccttaaaactcatttgtatactctagcctttaaatagactccctttttagaccagttgatctgccgtttcttttctttttcttctatgtcccactctcccttgtggagggggtccggtccgatccggtggccatgtactgcttgcctgtgtattggctgtggacatctctgcgctgctgatccgcctccgcttgggatggtttcctgctggctccgctgtgaacgggactctcgctgctgtgttggatccgctttggactggactctcgcgactgtgctggatccattatggatttaactttcacagtatcatgttagacccgctcgacatccattgctttccttttctccaaggttctcatagtcatcattgtcaccgacgtcccactgggtcattattgtcaccgatgtcccactgggtgtgagttctccttgcccttatgtgggcctaccgaggatgtcgtagtggtttgtgcagccctttgagacactagtgatttagggctatataagtaaacattgattgattgattgataatgccaGCAATGACTTCACTTTGGGTATCGTAATCTTAAACTCATACATTTAAAGCAACACAATCGAGAGTTTTTAAACGTCACACAACAGCAAAAACCTTGCAGAAATAAACGAGACGATTTTGTTATTCCTCGGACCACGAATGAGACTTTAGgtcaaaaacataatttttggaTTGGTCCTCACGTCACTTCGTAAAGAATCGTTAATAATTCGTAAAGTATAGTAGCACAATCGATCATTTTAACTGCACAAACCTAGCACACAACAAATGAGACTATTTTTTGTTACTGTTTGAACCACAAATGAGACTGTTTTGGTCGCAAAATTGAATTCCGGCTCGGTCGTGATGTCACTTCCTAAATAATACATTGTTAATAATTCATGAGGTATAGCAGCACAGTCAAGCATTTCAACTGCACAAACATGAGactattttgttattgtttagacaagtggttctcaaatgggggtacttgaaggtatcccaaggggtacgtgagatttttttttaaaatagcaacaatttaaaaatcctttataaatatatttattgaataacttcaacaaaatatgaatataaattcataaaactgtgaaaaaaaatgcaacaatgcaatattcagtgttgacagatagatttttttgtggacatgtgccataaatattgatgttaaagatttattttttgtgaagaaatgtttaaaattaagtacatgaatccagatggatctctattaaaatccccaaagagggcactttaagttgatgatgacttctatgtgtagaaatccttatttataattgaatcacttatttatttttcaaaaagtttttagttatttttatctttttttcaaaatagttcaagaaagaccactacaaatgattaataatttgcactgttatacaatttaaaaaatcagaaactgatataGTCTtgtattttcttctttttctctttttttcaaccaaaaattatttgctctgattaaggggtacttgaattaaaagacCAAATATGAGACTGTTTTGGTGGAAAACAGAATTCCAGTTCAGTCGTGACGTCACTTCCTAAATAATCAGTCGTTAATAATTCATAAAGTATAGCAGCACAGTTGAGCATTTCAACTGCACACACCTAGCACAAACAAAGGAGACTATTTTGTAATTGTTTGGACCAAAAATTTGGTCTAAAACAAAATTTTGGCTCAGTTgtgatgccatccatccatccatccatctccttccgcttatccaaggtcgggtcgcgggggcagaagcctaagtagggaagcccatacttccctctccccagccattagGTCCAGCTCttcacgggggatcccgaggcgtttccaggccagccgggagacatagtcttcccaacgtgtcctgggttttccccgtggcctcctaccggttggacgtgccctaaacacctctctaggaaggcgttcaggtggcatcctgaccagatgcccaaaccacctcatctggctcctcatgATGTCGCTTCCTAAATCGTTAATAATTCGTAAAAGTATAGTAGCAAAATCGATCATTTCAACTGCACAAACCTAGCACAAAATAAATGAGactatttttgttattgtttggaCCACGAATGAGACTGTTTTGGTCGCAAAATTGAATTCCAGCTCGGTCGTGATGTCACTTTCTAAATAATAAATTGTTAATAATTCATGAGGTATAGCAGCACAGTCAATCATTTCAACTGCACAAACAAATTTGactattttgttattgtttagacCACAAGTGAGACTGTTTTGGAGGAAAACAGAATTCCAGTTCAGTCGTGACATCACTTCCTAAATAATCAATCGTTAATAATTCGTGAAGTATAGCAGCACAGTTGAGCATTTCAACTGCACACACCTACCACAAACAAATGAGACTATTTTGTAATTGTTTGGACCAACAATTTGGTGTAAAACAAAATTTTGGCTCGGTTgtgatgccatccatccatcttcttccgcttatccaaggtcgggtcgcgggggcagcagcctaagcagggaattccagacttccctctccccagcgacTTTGTCCAGCTCCGCCCGGGCGATCCCTAGTCGTTCCCAGGCccgccaggagacatagtcttcccaacgtgtcctgggtcttacccgtggcctcctaccggttggacgtgccctcaaCATCTCCTTTAggaaggcgttcaggtggcatcctgaccagatgcccgaaccacctcatctggctcctcatgATGTCACTTCCTAAATTGTTAATAATTCGTAAAAGTATAGTAGCACAATCGATCAATTCAACTGCAAAAACCTAGCACAAAATAAATTAGactatttttgttattgtttggaCCTTGAATGAGACTGTTTTGGTCGCAAAATTGAATTCCAGCTCGGTTGTGATGTCACTTTCTAAATAATAAATTGTTAATAATTCATGAGGTCTGGCAACACAGTCAAGCATTTCAACTGCACAAACAAATGAGACTATTTCATTATTGTTTAGACCACAAGTGAGACTGTTTTGAAGGAAAACAGAATTCCAGTTCAGTCGTGACATCACTTCCTAAATAATCAATCGTTAATAATTCGTGAAGTATAGCAGCACAGTTGAGCATTTCAACTGCACACACCTAGCACAAACAAATGAGactattttgtaattgttttgaccaaaaatttggtgtaaaacTAAATTTTGGCTCGGTTgtgatgccatccatccatccatcttcctccgcttatccgaggtcgggtcgcgggggcagcagcctaaacagggaagcccagacttccctctccccagctactttgtccagctcttcacgggggatcccgaggcgttcccaggccaccccggagacatagtcttcccaacgtgtcctgggtcttccccgtggcctcctacaggttggacatgccctaaaaaacctccctagggaggggttcgggtggcatcctgaccagatgcctgaaccacctcatctggctcctctcgatgtcacTTCCTAAATAATCGTTAATAATTCGTAAAGTATAGTAGCACAATCGATCATTTCAACTGCACAAACCTAGCACACAACAAATGAGACTATTTTTCTTACTGTTTGGACCACAAATGAGACTGTTTTGGTCGCAAAATTGAATTCCGGCTCGGTCGTGATGTCACTTCCTAAATAATAAATCGTTAATAATTCATGAGGTATAGCAGCACAGTCAAGCATTTCAACTGCACAAACACATGAGactattttgttattgtttagaccagtggttctcaaatgggggtacccgtacccctgggggtacttgaaggtatgccaaggggtacgtgagatttctttttaaatattctaaaaatagcaacaattcaaaaatcctttataaatatatttattgaataatatttcaacaaaatatgaatataagttcataaaactgtgaaaagaaatgcaacaatgcaatattcagtgttgacagctagattttttgtggacatgttccataaatattgatgttaaagatttctttttttgtgaagaaatgtttagaattaagttcatgaatacagatggatctctattacaatccccaaagagggcactttaagttgatgattacttctatgtgtagaaatctttatttataattgaatcacttgtttatttttcaacaagtttttagttatttttatttttttttccaaatagttcaagaaagaccactacaaatgagcaatattttgcactgttaccccctaatcagagcaaagcatttttggttgaaaaaaagagataaagaagtaaaatacagcactatgtcatcagtttctgatttattaaattgtacaacagtgcaaaatattgctcatttgcagtggtctttcttgaactatttggaaaaaaatataaaaataactaaaaacttgttgaaaaataaacaagagattcaattataaataaagatttctacacagaagtaatcatcaacttaaagtgccctctttggggattgtaatagagatccatctggattcatgaacttaattctaaacatttcttcacaaaaaagaaatctttaacatcaatatttatggcacatgtccacaaaaaatcaatctgtcaacactgaatattgcattgttgcatttcatttcacagtttatgaacttacattcacattttgttgaagtactattcaataaatatatttataaaggggcttcacggtggaagaggggttagtgcatctgcctcataatacgaaaatcctgagtagtcctgggttcaatcccgggctcgggatctttctgtgtggagtttgcatgttctccccgtgaatgcgtgggttccctctggatactccggcttcctcccacctccaaagacatgcacctggggataggttgattggcaacactaaattggccctagtgtgtgaatgttgtctgtctatcggtgttggccctgcgatgaggtggcgacttgtccagggtgtacgccgccttccgcccgattgtagctgagataggcaccagcgccccccacgactccaaagggaataagcagcagaaaatggatagatggatatttataaaggatttttgaattgttgctatttttagaatattttgaaaaaatgtcacgtatcccttggcataccttcaagtacccccagtggtacgtgtacccccatttgagaaccactgccctaaagggaaacctttttaaatgatagtcgggtccattctgaagatgcctaagtgatttttgagctttggcccataaaacatgtttactagtTAGTTTGAgggtgagacatttgcacagcagcccaaaTTGCAtccgtacaaatttgtgtgaattatgcaaaatgatttaaatttggtcccccgtGAACCATGTaaactatttttccccagggtccccagtaagaatggtcagcacattacttcatcaatccagagatttaaagacgtgtatgagctaactgggcagcgGCCATAtgtttacctcatttttttaatgtctcCACAATCTGTAGAAaaagtggtccccacaagtcatgatcaaaaacttggtccccattccaaatgataacctgtgtgtgtgtgtgtgtgtgtgtgtgtgtgtgtgtgtgtgtgtgtgtgtgtgtcaggtcaTGGCGGTGCTGCGGGTGAGGCTGaaggtggtggtgatggtgatgatggtgaacCTCTTCATCTTCCTCCTGGTGTTCTGTCACGGCAGCCGGGACAAGAGTAGCCTCTTCAAAATCATATTCACCTTGAAGCCCTTCTGGAGAAGAATGGCGCCCAGTCCGGCTTACTGGAACCGTCAGCAGCAGATCTTGGACTTTTGGAACAACCCGATCCTGTCCAACCGCAGCCAGGGGGAACTGCCCGACTGGCTGAACGGCACCCAGGTGCACTACGACGCCTGCCGGCCAGACGTCTCTGTCAGCACTCAGGTGAAGGACTACAACACCCTGCCCGAGCGCTTCAAGGACTTCCTGCTTCACATGCACTGCCGCTCCTACCCCATTCTGGTGGACCAGCCCGACATCTGCAACAAGCCCCCCTTCCTGCTCCTGGCCGTCAAATCACTGGCGCTGAATTTCGCCCGCCGCCAGGCCATCCGCCAGTCGTGGGGGCGGGCGGGCGTGGTGGCCAATCGGACCGTGGTCACCGTCTTCCTCCTGGGCCGAGCCTTGACGGGAGACGACCACCCGGACGTGTCTGACATGCTGGCCTACGAGAGCACCCTCTACCGAGACATCCTCCAGTGGGACTACAGGGACTCCTTCTTCAACCTAACCCTCAAGGAGGTCCTGTTCCTGGACTGGGTTCAGGCGCGCTGTCCCAACGCCAGCTTCGTCTTCAAAGGGGACGACGACGTCTTCGTCAACACGTACGGCATCTTGAGCTTCCTGCACAGCCTTTCGGAGGCCAAAGCGGCCGACCTTTTCGTGGGCGACGTCATCACCAACGCGGGGCCGCACCGGGACAAGAAGGGCAAGTACTTCATCCCGGACAGCATGTTCGTGGGGTCCTACCCTCCGTACGCCGGGGGCGGCGGATACCTCTACTCCAGGAGCGTGGCCGCTCGCCTGCACGAGGCGTCGGCCCGCGTGGCGCTGTACCCGATAGACGACGTGTACACGGGCATGTGCCTGCTGAAGGTGGCGCTGGCCCCCGAGAAGCACAAAGGCTTCCGGACCTTCAACATCGAGGAGAAGTACAGGAACAACCCCTGCGCCTACAAGAGCCTCATGCTCGTCCACCCGAGGACGCCGCAGGAGATGATCCGGATCTGGTCCTGGCTCAGCCAACCAGACCTCAGCTGCCAGTGAGCATCGGCGGGCTGAGCGCTTTCCAAAAGGTCAAACGTCTCACTCGAGCCGGGGTCACGACTTTTCACGATAGCAGTTTGAAGCCCGGAATGAAAGTGTTAGTATTAAAAACGTCTGCTTTGCTGTACAGAGAGCTGCCACCAAATCGTCGGCGTCTTCATCCGCGTGCGCgcacatatttatttatgaaatatttaaaTGTCACGCTTTAACACTGGCTGTTCCACAAGGGGGCGCCCAAACGCTGTATTGTATACTCTGTGAGGAAACAAGTCCAGGTTGTGTTCATGGGGTTATTGCTGCCGGGACGCTAGCTTACCCAGGAACATTACATGAATAAAGTTATTTTTAAACGGAAAGGTCTGTAATGTTGGAAGTAGTCCTGAGTTCTACTCCCGGGTTACCTGAGGGTTTTCAGCTCGGTCGCAGATGTCAAATGTTAAGAGGCCTGTCTTTTTTCAAAGTTAACACTCAACAAAGGTAAtgctgtattttccagactatagaactATATAAGCCGCctccacaaaataaataaaaaaataaattcttcCATTaattagccgcagatatatatacattgtgaaattagttatttacattgtaaatgttcataccttaattgtttccaaactgtctgtaacacggcagtaaaacggctgatcaaacaaaacacaagtcatcgtcatggacccacttgctGCGTAAGCgagctccaatcagctaaacagactcaataaccccACGGTGACGTGTTGgtaaatttacgaaactgaaactaAACAAAAAGAAGGCCActttaagttaataataccaacatagacactcgtaaatgtgttagcatattagctagcttcattacatcacgatggcacgtacaaatatgcgtgAAAACATTCCTACCGACATCGCACATGGGACGGTCTagtgagtaagaattgttttagttatattgtaaaacttacaattgcttggagtgatgaatgacgaATCCCTACGAGTTGAAACGCTTTGAGACGTtatacttccggtttaaggcattAAAACAGGACATAGCGTTTTCAGCACGTGCAGTGGGCACACCTTTTCAGTGCTTGGGTTTGattaaaagtaaaacacaacCTTTTGGCCATTAGGCAAAAGTAAATCCACAAATTTGCCGCACCGTTTTGTaagtcgcagggttcaaagtgtagaaaaagagtagcggcttatagtccgaaatttACGGTACTTCCTTGTGGCTGCAGGCTAACAGTCTGCTGCTGGTCCCTCAGGGCCCCCCAGTATTTACGTTGGACTTCTCTGGTCCTCATCGTTCCATGGCGGAATAAAAGGACAAAACTGAAAATTAGCTTATAGAGCTTTTAGTAAAATGCGTGTTGACACATTTGACAGCGTCTATGCACTCTTAGCGTCCTCGCTAGTGAGCTGGCAGCTAACGTCCCTCCGCAATGCGAGTCACTAATTCTGACGGAAAAATTAACTACTTTTACaactatcactggaggactagcgGAAGGGCAAAACATGCTAGACTACTCACCACAGGAGGATAGAGGACGCTGTGATAGAGCTTTTGAATGTAAACGGGGTGGacggatcgatacaaatatccACAGTACTAATACCAAGTTTAGCGTCAGTGAATGGTCAATACCACAAAatagtttttgttattgttaacaAACTCTGGAAGTTATTAGTTTTAGTGCAATGACTAAAGGATTTAAATCCGCCAATAGTggtttagttattttgcacttttgaatttattttgctccaaatattgtacataattaaagggaataaggaaataattaacatgtttaatttatatttttactgATTATGATTGTGATATAGCATTAATATGACCGACACTGCCTCTAAATATACAGTATTGATTCGATATCAAATTCGTACTATCACCCAAAAACGGATGTAAAGTGTCCAAACAACCCTAGAATTAGGgtttattattttaacaaaagtgtttatagaacatgttacaacagaaagtaaccagatataaaCAGTAAATTAATACTAGGTTTTCAGACAATACTACAAGcggaaattatgtaatattttactgcacaCATCAGCAGCCACATTAGGACCCTTTGTGACCCGTTTTGAAATGCGTCTATAATCATTTTTATTCCAAATAATATACCGTCAATGGCAGGAGGCTGAAATATGTATGGCGATATCGATTttaaggccgtatcgcccacccCCTGTTTCAAGTGCCTCCATGCCGACAGGAGAGATTTTTATTCCAAATAATACACCGTTAATGGCAGGAGGCT
This sequence is a window from Nerophis ophidion isolate RoL-2023_Sa linkage group LG09, RoL_Noph_v1.0, whole genome shotgun sequence. Protein-coding genes within it:
- the b3gnt2b gene encoding N-acetyllactosaminide beta-1,3-N-acetylglucosaminyltransferase 2, producing MAVLRVRLKVVVMVMMVNLFIFLLVFCHGSRDKSSLFKIIFTLKPFWRRMAPSPAYWNRQQQILDFWNNPILSNRSQGELPDWLNGTQVHYDACRPDVSVSTQVKDYNTLPERFKDFLLHMHCRSYPILVDQPDICNKPPFLLLAVKSLALNFARRQAIRQSWGRAGVVANRTVVTVFLLGRALTGDDHPDVSDMLAYESTLYRDILQWDYRDSFFNLTLKEVLFLDWVQARCPNASFVFKGDDDVFVNTYGILSFLHSLSEAKAADLFVGDVITNAGPHRDKKGKYFIPDSMFVGSYPPYAGGGGYLYSRSVAARLHEASARVALYPIDDVYTGMCLLKVALAPEKHKGFRTFNIEEKYRNNPCAYKSLMLVHPRTPQEMIRIWSWLSQPDLSCQ